A genome region from Gossypium hirsutum isolate 1008001.06 chromosome A04, Gossypium_hirsutum_v2.1, whole genome shotgun sequence includes the following:
- the LOC107948660 gene encoding uncharacterized protein, with the protein MGGPDAITAYSLEDNQLWLRHLFGLIVQTTVTIYIFLMAWTGSLLSRLTIPMIVAGSIKYAERTWTLWRASTGELRDLMLTSPDPGPNYPKLMDEYSLRKSEGFLVTIEEVNEGAQELDIITSDKDNIIKATAMFEIFKRLFADLILSFKDKEKSQHLFEDEKMSSKDAFDVVAIELGFMYDLLYTKAMVNYTRSGLVCRFTTVLLTCLALGLFSTDNLNKNEKADVCITFLLLVVAVLLEIYATFLLLCSDQTNHWLIKNKRTSILRATRCLTSLFDQKRWSGRILQYSLLSYCLEERPGFKILEKVQQMWPPRSGVQFEDSLRDTIFSHVKAKSKAEEGKGGTHLRDLRRERGMSITQKYEDKLRAKLELKWSFDVEFDQSILIWHIATEICYNSDLQSDTEIGQYRDHSRLISKYLVYLLLFYPRMLPSGIGPIRLRDTEAEARRFFKEIQASSGAKQVNKITKYCRKLLRACRFFKGRLFSSGAHQLMSVENACRMLLQVKTDVDPSKVKGDQSKSVLFDACKLASTLISDKSDKKVKWEMIREIWLGMLTYAASQCGGTQHADQLIRGGELLTHVWLLMAHFGITEQVQISKGHAIALLNAK; encoded by the coding sequence ATGGGCGGCCCAGATGCCATTACGGCTTACTCCCTGGAAGACAATCAGCTATGGTTAAGGCACCTTTTTGGACTAATTGTCCAGACAACTGTGACAATATACATCTTCCTCATGGCATGGACAGGTTCCCTTCTCTCCAGGCTAACCATTCCAATGATTGTGGCTGGATCAATTAAGTATGCTGAGAGGACATGGACTCTATGGAGAGCCAGCACTGGCGAATTACGAGACTTGATGCTAACTTCTCCAGATCCTGGTCCTAATTACCCCAAGTTGATGGATGAATACAGTCTGAGGAAATCTGAGGGGTTCTTGGTGACTATAGAAGAGGTGAATGAAGGTGCGCAAGAATTGGATATAATAACCTCTGACAAAGACAATATCATTAAAGCCACTGCGATGTTTGAGATATTCAAGCGTCTGTTTGCAGATCTCATCCTAAGCTTTAAAGACAAGGAGAAAAGCCAACATTTATTCGAGGACGAAAAGATGAGTTCGAAGGATGCTTTTGATGTTGTGGCCATTGAACTAGGATTCATGTATGATTTACTATACACCAAAGCTATGGTAAATTATACTCGTTCTGGTTTGGTTTGCCGCTTTACTACTGTCCTTCTCACCTGTCTTGCTTTGGGGCTGTTCTCTACTGATAACCTGAACAAGAATGAAAAGGCTGATGTATGCATCACTTTTCTTTTGCTTGTTGTAGCTGTTCTTCTGGAGATATATGCAACATTTTTATTACTTTGCTCAGACCAGACAAATCATTGGTTGATTAAGAATAAAAGAACTTCCATTCTTAGAGCCACCAGATGTTTGACTTCCCTGTTTGATCAAAAGAGGTGGTCTGGTCGCATATTACAGTACAGCCTACTTAGCTATTGCCTGGAAGAGAGACCTGGGTTTAAAATACTTGAAAAGGTGCAGCAAATGTGGCCGCCTAGAAGTGGTGTACAATTCGAGGATTCCTTGAGAGACACCATCTTTAGCCATGTCAAAGCGAAATCTAAAGCAGAAGAGGGAAAAGGAGGTACTCATCTCAGAGACCTCCGCCGCGAAAGGGGAATGAGCATAACTCAAAAATATGAGGATAAATTGCGGGCTAAGCTGGAACTTAAGTGGAGTTTTGATGTCGAGTTCGACCAGAGTATTCTTATCTGGCACATTGCTACAGAGATTTGCTACAACTCAGATCTTCAAAGTGATACTGAAATTGGACAATATCGTGATCATAGCCGGTTAATCTCAAAGTACCTGGTATACCTCCTACTCTTTTATCCTCGTATGTTGCCATCAGGAATAGGGCCTATAAGGCTTCGAGACACTGAGGCTGAGGCCAGGAGATTTTTCAAGGAAATACAGGCATCCTCTGGTGCCAAGCAAGTGAATAAAATAACCAAGTACTGCAGAAAGTTGCTTCGAGCTTGTAGGTTCTTTAAAGGACGGCTGTTCTCTTCTGGTGCACACCAATTAATGAGTGTGGAGAACGCTTGCAGGATGTTGCTTCAAGTGAAGACTGATGTAGACCCGAGCAAAGTAAAAGGAGACCAAAGCAAATCTGTGTTGTTTGACGCTTGCAAGCTGGCATCAACACTCATATCAGACAAATCAGACAAAAAGGTAAAATGGGAGATGATTAGAGAAATTTGGTTAGGGATGCTAACTTATGCTGCAAGTCAATGTGGGGGAACTCAGCATGCTGATCAACTAATAAGGGGTGGAGAGCTTCTAACCCATGTTTGGCTTCTTATGGCTCATTTTGGCATAACAGAGCAGGTACAGATATCTAAAGGACATGCAATAGCTCTACTGAATGCAAAATAG